The following are encoded in a window of Bacillota bacterium genomic DNA:
- a CDS encoding isochorismatase family protein, protein MIPRAKQSSLSVVLIDAQPAFWEAMCGDPEPVLSRLEQLLIACEWFDLPLLATFEEPTEVKGWLPQRLERVFPHQGHRMVKRTFDLIQEPTIARGLAQMGRPQLALAGAETDVCVLQSALGLLEAGYTVFLLEDCVFTSEPDPRTALRRAYQAGAVPCTYKTLHYELLATVDPLAWQEKHREAVSRGFRDPESLPPI, encoded by the coding sequence ATGATCCCCCGGGCTAAGCAATCCAGCCTTTCAGTGGTACTCATCGACGCCCAGCCGGCCTTCTGGGAGGCCATGTGTGGCGACCCAGAACCCGTACTCTCGCGCCTGGAGCAGCTCCTCATAGCCTGCGAGTGGTTTGATCTCCCCCTCCTGGCCACTTTCGAGGAACCCACGGAAGTGAAGGGCTGGCTTCCCCAGCGCCTGGAAAGGGTGTTCCCCCACCAGGGGCACCGTATGGTCAAGCGAACCTTCGATCTAATCCAGGAACCCACGATAGCCCGGGGACTGGCCCAGATGGGCCGGCCTCAACTGGCCCTGGCAGGCGCTGAAACCGACGTGTGCGTCCTCCAATCCGCCCTGGGACTTCTTGAGGCGGGCTACACAGTCTTCCTCCTGGAGGATTGCGTCTTCACCTCCGAGCCGGACCCCAGGACCGCACTTCGCAGGGCGTACCAGGCAGGAGCCGTCCCGTGCACCTACAAGACCCTCCACTACGAGCTACTGGCCACGGTGGATCCCCTGGCCTGGCAGGAGAAGCACCGTGAAGCCGTTTCCAGGGGATTTCGCGATCCCGAAAGCCTCCCTCCCATCTAG
- a CDS encoding CapA family protein, giving the protein MRSRRPPLGWKAILLALVLLMAGAAYGAYAVYAVYEANPASGRPAGEVLLLCDTETAGVGRQLSALFEAAYPGCRVDLREMPFAEAQALLVFAEADLGLYPESQDLGDLHYQRLFFHHRIAVSPLFGPCESLTLSEAETLTGGTLSDPFGTTCFLTTWDQMEPGMRLVPVEGVLPNPENLKNGTYPLTKPVGMYWGTPPRRGILDLFRSHPENAGNIEDFRELAASPESEKVYYPGMVSHITLRAAGDIMLGRGVDTRMQEFGWDYPLAQVAQYLSEADLCIANLESPIGVKGQPLPGKMIWFRARPESAQGLVQAGIEAVNLANNHILDYDTENFLETMEILDNLGIRHFGGGRDIHESRKPLILESGGIQVAFLGYCEFAHPDLFWSVQYPRTFEAKEGVPGITPINKDYISEDIALARDEADVVVAMFHWGAEDVHYPEPFWIDQVEIARFAVDAGADLVLGTHPHAVQGIELYNGRYIAYSLGNFVMDQRREFQKESLILTFTVTERGISCLALDPCYITECQPSILQGEARRDLLDRVAHYSRGLR; this is encoded by the coding sequence GGCCCGCCGGTGAAGTCCTGCTGCTATGCGACACCGAGACCGCAGGCGTGGGACGCCAGCTGTCCGCCCTGTTCGAAGCTGCATACCCCGGCTGCCGGGTGGACCTCCGGGAAATGCCCTTTGCTGAAGCCCAGGCCCTTCTGGTGTTCGCCGAGGCTGACCTGGGACTCTACCCTGAGTCACAGGACTTGGGTGACCTTCACTACCAGCGCCTGTTCTTCCACCACCGGATAGCTGTTTCCCCCCTCTTCGGTCCCTGTGAATCGTTAACACTCTCCGAGGCTGAGACCTTGACTGGCGGCACCCTGAGTGATCCCTTCGGCACAACCTGTTTCCTTACCACTTGGGATCAGATGGAGCCCGGGATGCGCTTGGTGCCCGTCGAGGGCGTGCTCCCCAACCCTGAGAACCTCAAGAACGGTACCTACCCCTTGACCAAGCCTGTGGGTATGTACTGGGGCACGCCCCCTAGAAGAGGCATACTTGACCTCTTCCGGTCCCATCCGGAAAACGCCGGGAACATCGAGGACTTCCGCGAGCTGGCCGCATCCCCCGAGAGCGAGAAGGTCTACTACCCTGGCATGGTAAGCCACATCACCCTGCGGGCAGCCGGGGATATCATGTTGGGACGAGGTGTGGATACCCGCATGCAGGAGTTCGGCTGGGACTACCCCCTGGCCCAGGTTGCCCAGTACCTGTCCGAGGCTGACCTGTGCATCGCCAACCTCGAGTCCCCCATTGGCGTAAAGGGCCAGCCCCTGCCGGGCAAGATGATATGGTTTAGAGCCCGGCCGGAATCAGCCCAAGGCTTGGTCCAGGCGGGAATAGAAGCTGTGAACCTTGCCAACAATCACATCCTTGACTATGATACGGAAAACTTCCTGGAGACCATGGAAATCCTCGATAACCTGGGCATCCGGCACTTCGGAGGCGGCAGGGACATCCACGAATCGCGGAAACCCCTCATCCTGGAGTCTGGCGGCATCCAGGTGGCCTTCCTAGGCTACTGCGAGTTCGCTCACCCAGACCTGTTCTGGAGTGTCCAGTATCCCCGGACATTCGAAGCCAAAGAGGGCGTCCCCGGTATAACCCCCATAAACAAGGACTACATATCCGAGGATATCGCACTTGCTCGGGACGAAGCTGACGTCGTGGTCGCAATGTTCCACTGGGGGGCTGAGGACGTCCACTACCCGGAGCCCTTCTGGATAGACCAGGTGGAGATAGCGCGCTTCGCCGTGGATGCCGGCGCCGACCTGGTGCTCGGCACCCACCCCCACGCTGTTCAGGGCATTGAACTCTACAACGGGCGTTACATCGCCTACAGCCTGGGGAACTTCGTCATGGATCAGAGGAGGGAATTCCAGAAGGAATCCCTAATACTAACCTTTACCGTGACCGAGAGGGGCATCTCCTGCCTCGCCTTGGACCCCTGCTACATCACGGAGTGCCAGCCCAGCATCCTGCAGGGGGAGGCCAGGCGGGATCTCCTGGACAGGGTGGCACACTACTCTAGAGGCCTTCGCTAG